One region of Salinibacterium sp. TMP30 genomic DNA includes:
- a CDS encoding methyltransferase: MSEHLFATLRRWPDVEAPNLFAVDASDRLILDEAAPQLTDIQPGELVVMGDNYGALTLGAATVYDCRRIRVFQDSLVSELALAENAGDIAPRYSSHTLGAELLEGARLVLMQLPRSLAELDEWAQAIARFASPDVVVISGGRIKHMTLAMNEVLARSFDDVNAGRARQKSRTLTSLGARRGAIEARYPMMSVLREPELPVDELTVSAHGGAFAGAALDMGTRFLLTFLPEMKPDAATAVDLGSGTGVLAVSLALVRPDLRVVAVDQSSAAVASTRETADANGVGARVEAAREDALTERPTASADLIVCNPPFHTGATVHAGVALRMLADARRVLKPGGELWVVFNTHLGYRDYLNRTVGPTRQAGRNSKFTVTVSVRE, translated from the coding sequence ATGTCTGAGCACCTGTTCGCCACTTTGCGACGCTGGCCCGACGTGGAAGCTCCTAACCTTTTTGCGGTGGATGCCAGCGACCGCCTCATTCTTGATGAGGCTGCTCCGCAGTTGACCGACATCCAACCGGGTGAACTGGTGGTGATGGGTGACAACTATGGGGCGCTCACTCTGGGCGCGGCTACCGTGTACGACTGCCGCCGCATCCGCGTGTTCCAGGATTCCCTGGTGTCGGAGCTGGCTCTGGCCGAGAACGCGGGCGATATTGCCCCACGCTACAGTTCACACACGCTGGGCGCCGAGTTGCTCGAGGGCGCCCGCCTGGTGTTGATGCAGTTGCCGCGCAGTCTGGCCGAGCTGGATGAGTGGGCTCAGGCCATTGCCCGCTTCGCGTCGCCTGACGTGGTGGTTATTTCGGGTGGCCGCATCAAGCACATGACGTTGGCGATGAACGAGGTGCTGGCGCGTTCCTTCGATGATGTGAACGCCGGTCGTGCCCGCCAAAAATCGCGCACCCTCACCTCGCTGGGCGCGCGACGCGGCGCTATCGAGGCTCGCTACCCGATGATGTCGGTGCTGCGCGAACCCGAGCTTCCCGTCGATGAACTGACGGTTAGCGCCCACGGTGGTGCTTTCGCCGGCGCCGCCCTCGACATGGGCACCCGCTTCCTGTTGACGTTCCTACCGGAGATGAAACCGGACGCCGCCACCGCTGTCGACCTGGGCAGCGGCACCGGGGTGCTCGCCGTCTCTCTCGCTCTTGTCCGCCCCGACCTGCGCGTGGTTGCCGTTGACCAGTCCAGTGCCGCCGTGGCGTCGACCCGCGAAACAGCCGACGCGAACGGTGTCGGAGCGCGCGTTGAGGCCGCGCGCGAAGATGCCCTCACCGAACGGCCGACGGCCAGTGCTGATCTGATTGTGTGCAATCCGCCGTTCCACACGGGCGCGACTGTGCATGCCGGCGTTGCTTTGCGGATGCTGGCTGACGCACGCCGCGTGCTCAAACCCGGCGGAGAACTGTGGGTAGTTTTCAACACCCACCTTGGGTACCGCGACTACCTGAACCGCACCGTCGGCCCCACCCGCCAGGCCGGACGCAACAGCAAGTTCACCGTGACGGTGTCGGTGCGGGAGTAA
- a CDS encoding DUF4143 domain-containing protein, giving the protein MTEEPVVLLEGPSSVGKSTLLKSLADAHNAEVIDLDDLATRDAVLADPGLFMAGTPPVCVDEHQKAPLVLDAIKAQLNKSTRPGRFLLAGSTRHCALPQTAQSLTGRLNRITIYPLAQAEIEGHTSSLVATLFSSPATAIQAPTPKTTRDEYIQRIAHGGLPMALERDARELSNIRQSAMLPRLLGRLTSQTAQVLNIASAAADITLDERIAATPKLHIIDSGVAARLLRLTPEKLARRDATSLTEFGHLLETFVVGELQREASWMDGIAGIGHWRTHDHDEVDLVIERDDGAIIAFEVKAGSRVPGESFSPLRKNCVTK; this is encoded by the coding sequence ATGACCGAAGAGCCAGTGGTTCTGCTGGAAGGCCCCAGTTCCGTGGGCAAGTCCACCTTGCTGAAATCTTTGGCTGATGCCCACAATGCGGAGGTCATCGATCTGGATGATTTAGCGACCCGAGACGCCGTCCTGGCGGACCCGGGGCTATTCATGGCGGGCACGCCCCCGGTGTGTGTGGACGAACACCAGAAAGCACCTCTAGTGTTGGATGCGATCAAAGCCCAACTCAATAAGAGCACACGTCCGGGCCGTTTCCTCTTGGCCGGGTCAACCCGACACTGTGCGTTGCCCCAAACGGCGCAGTCGTTGACCGGGCGGCTGAACCGGATCACCATCTATCCTCTGGCACAGGCAGAGATCGAGGGGCACACCAGCAGCCTCGTCGCAACCCTCTTCTCCTCCCCCGCGACCGCAATACAAGCGCCCACGCCGAAGACGACCCGCGACGAGTACATACAACGCATTGCCCACGGCGGGTTACCGATGGCGCTCGAACGCGACGCTCGGGAACTGTCCAACATCAGACAATCCGCCATGCTGCCTCGCCTTTTGGGGAGGCTTACCAGCCAAACAGCCCAAGTGCTCAACATCGCCAGCGCTGCAGCTGACATCACGCTCGATGAACGAATCGCCGCCACGCCTAAACTCCACATCATCGATTCGGGCGTGGCAGCACGACTGCTACGCCTCACCCCTGAGAAACTGGCCCGCCGCGACGCCACATCGCTGACTGAGTTCGGGCACCTCCTTGAGACATTCGTCGTCGGAGAACTACAACGAGAAGCGTCGTGGATGGACGGAATCGCAGGGATCGGGCACTGGCGAACCCACGACCACGATGAGGTCGACCTTGTTATCGAACGCGACGACGGCGCAATCATCGCGTTCGAAGTCAAAGCAGGAAGTCGAGTCCCCGGTGAAAGCTTCTCTCCTCTGCGCAAAAATTGCGTGACAAAGTAG